A genome region from Chengkuizengella sp. SCS-71B includes the following:
- a CDS encoding S-layer homology domain-containing protein translates to MKSIKRSLSIIMIFAMLIALLPPLGSTSYAAVNLEIQGYPTSDQRPSNPYSTIQELIELRVGYTQIDDSDLSDLYYVIEEVNTGISNEVKNNPPEKDGVGFVKFSDIQLYEGLNKITVKLDSGTNPQSLPAWINYTEITTVNELTIDERQFINGMIVPLENRASNDNTIFIEGIAPNATSLFGYTTLDPLGVYASFFRPGTGQFSFSAGEDESEDLHLRPGDNELKILASSADTTYNTKRTFVFNNGDNFIYNTEVSEASNLNVPTESMLFKQPTFSASANADAYAINFSTDVKINRNDASPTHDKLNIEIDGTDETHEVALSIDESIPTYSYSIDGGVAVPISDDDIEIEDEYYLIRNIEINGILLNHGENEQTLTTTFLPSQTGYSQNALDFIFYFINEQQPFVKEVYETISSTKLFSGIEITVLTESLLLDVVTEKDASGVKVYSVDSFGHAILLTSSSTESQNTEQAYTVALDKDDLPEGRSTLKFVPYQEDDQGIQTDFEVGSKEFEINYNPSPYVYLTNISKAQDFSSINEPGGIGSDGKGFPGPIFQIKPVNIPESQWGDIRIVFNDHVDKIRDIDKHLDDGKFEEFHFYFGDRTDGDDLREDWQLQNGLNELLIEVYPEGTLNGTDPGLTEPITTFKYEMFYYTSELPEVLLLEVDKDFLDDYYYVQESNYRYYTQETKLQFKSSVASANEVEFRFSGINEEGEYEQYRELFLWDGTNFKRMSESAYEAKYGTEQEVGYKYEDLIDENGVKKDSIPPDSTSGWATFTSEVLDLEGTGTFAVEVISRNENGLINTRTIEIGRDPATFVVHYPTIDPVTKTGFVNGNYTRIYVEAENADKIIYDKKKEVTKTEVIELDGEDYDLFVFEINDLKKGDNKIKFTVVRGLQEDEAEIMLINADTPVPGAEHKESISKRKIDAFDKSVELSFPKGTILLQNEAKGVQALSPTRDILLAIADPDDGRVNKVLHPFFGEDSKFNNVNDNFVRIFEDPAERFRSISDLYWIDGGMVSSIEDQQEILYGSGIYPYEDGQEFYDRDVSEIDEQYVPSNPGELTLKYDPNVVQSAWRYVTVFHYGYNVDYLDNESYEWINLGGVVDQKKNTITVPFTEFGYYVVMYMNESFDDVIGHPWAKNYLDTLYSKGIMNNRASSTQLFEPDEQISRGEFTSLIVKAFDLPLNYEGDRTFVDVNNRTSSSDGLYEYKYIETAARAGIVRGKIDDQFLPDLNLTREDAATIVARAANLRLDTNEIKVNTALNKVFIDAEDINNYARASVLGVYKEEIIQGKKVISDSNAKETYYFDPQANMTRAEAAAIVMRILLNDKKIPNL, encoded by the coding sequence ATGAAATCAATCAAACGTTCGTTAAGTATTATCATGATTTTTGCCATGTTGATTGCTTTGCTTCCACCGCTTGGAAGTACATCTTATGCGGCAGTTAATTTGGAGATTCAAGGGTACCCAACATCAGATCAAAGACCATCCAACCCTTATTCAACGATACAAGAGTTGATAGAACTTAGAGTAGGTTATACACAAATAGATGATTCGGATTTATCTGATTTATATTATGTTATTGAAGAAGTGAACACAGGTATTTCTAATGAAGTCAAGAACAATCCTCCTGAAAAAGATGGTGTGGGATTTGTTAAATTTAGCGATATTCAATTATACGAGGGTTTAAATAAGATCACAGTTAAACTGGATTCAGGAACAAACCCACAATCATTACCAGCATGGATAAATTACACAGAGATTACGACAGTAAACGAGTTGACGATAGATGAAAGACAGTTCATAAACGGTATGATAGTGCCATTAGAGAATCGAGCCTCTAATGACAATACGATTTTTATTGAAGGGATTGCACCAAACGCTACCTCACTATTCGGTTATACGACGTTAGACCCTTTAGGTGTATATGCTAGCTTTTTCCGTCCAGGAACAGGTCAATTTTCATTTTCAGCAGGGGAAGATGAAAGTGAGGATTTACATTTGAGACCTGGTGACAATGAGTTGAAAATACTTGCATCAAGTGCAGATACAACATATAACACGAAAAGAACATTTGTATTTAATAATGGAGATAACTTCATATATAACACTGAGGTATCAGAAGCATCAAATCTAAACGTTCCTACAGAATCTATGTTATTCAAACAACCGACCTTTAGCGCAAGTGCCAATGCAGATGCATATGCAATTAATTTTTCAACAGATGTAAAAATAAATAGAAATGATGCTAGTCCAACACATGATAAATTAAACATTGAAATTGATGGTACTGACGAAACACATGAAGTGGCTTTAAGCATTGATGAAAGTATTCCAACTTATAGCTACTCTATAGATGGCGGTGTTGCTGTACCGATTTCAGATGATGACATTGAAATTGAAGATGAATATTACTTAATCAGAAACATAGAAATAAACGGTATACTCCTTAACCACGGTGAAAATGAACAAACATTAACAACAACGTTTCTTCCGAGTCAGACTGGATATTCACAAAATGCCTTGGACTTCATTTTTTATTTTATAAACGAGCAACAGCCTTTTGTAAAAGAAGTATATGAAACAATTTCATCTACTAAGTTATTCAGCGGAATTGAAATCACTGTTTTAACGGAATCTCTTTTGTTGGATGTTGTTACTGAAAAAGATGCTAGTGGTGTGAAGGTGTATAGTGTAGATTCCTTTGGCCATGCAATATTATTAACTAGTTCTTCTACAGAATCTCAAAATACAGAGCAAGCATATACTGTAGCCTTGGACAAGGATGATTTGCCTGAAGGTAGAAGCACCTTAAAATTTGTTCCGTATCAGGAAGATGATCAGGGAATCCAAACTGACTTTGAAGTAGGCTCTAAGGAGTTTGAAATTAATTATAATCCATCTCCATACGTTTACTTAACTAATATTTCTAAAGCACAGGATTTTAGTTCAATTAATGAGCCAGGTGGTATTGGTTCAGATGGAAAGGGTTTTCCAGGACCAATTTTTCAAATCAAGCCAGTGAACATTCCAGAAAGTCAATGGGGAGATATTAGAATTGTATTTAATGATCATGTAGATAAAATACGAGATATAGATAAACATTTAGATGATGGTAAGTTTGAAGAATTTCACTTTTATTTTGGTGATAGAACAGATGGTGATGATTTACGTGAGGATTGGCAGCTGCAAAATGGACTAAATGAACTTCTTATAGAGGTATATCCGGAAGGCACTTTGAATGGTACTGACCCAGGGTTAACAGAACCTATTACTACATTTAAATATGAGATGTTTTATTATACTTCTGAATTGCCTGAGGTTTTATTATTAGAAGTTGATAAAGATTTCTTAGATGATTATTACTATGTACAAGAAAGCAATTACCGTTATTATACACAAGAAACAAAGCTTCAATTTAAAAGCTCAGTTGCCAGCGCAAATGAAGTTGAGTTTAGATTTAGTGGGATAAATGAAGAAGGAGAATATGAGCAGTATAGAGAGTTATTCTTATGGGATGGTACCAATTTTAAGAGAATGTCCGAAAGTGCGTATGAAGCAAAATACGGTACGGAGCAAGAAGTAGGGTATAAATATGAGGACTTGATCGATGAGAATGGAGTGAAGAAAGATTCTATTCCTCCAGACTCTACAAGTGGTTGGGCTACATTCACCTCTGAAGTACTTGATCTTGAAGGAACGGGTACTTTCGCTGTAGAAGTAATTTCAAGAAATGAAAATGGATTAATAAATACAAGAACGATAGAAATTGGAAGAGACCCTGCTACTTTTGTAGTCCATTATCCAACTATTGATCCTGTAACCAAAACTGGTTTTGTGAATGGAAATTATACAAGAATTTATGTAGAAGCTGAAAATGCAGATAAAATTATTTATGATAAGAAAAAAGAAGTGACAAAAACAGAGGTCATTGAGTTGGATGGGGAAGATTATGACTTATTTGTATTTGAAATTAATGATTTGAAAAAAGGAGATAATAAAATAAAGTTTACTGTCGTCAGAGGTTTACAGGAAGATGAAGCTGAAATTATGTTAATTAATGCGGATACACCTGTGCCTGGGGCAGAACACAAAGAAAGTATCTCTAAGCGAAAAATTGATGCATTTGATAAATCAGTTGAGTTATCTTTTCCTAAAGGAACTATTTTACTTCAAAATGAAGCAAAAGGAGTTCAAGCTTTATCTCCAACCAGAGATATCCTATTAGCTATTGCAGATCCAGATGATGGAAGAGTAAATAAAGTATTACATCCATTCTTCGGAGAGGATTCTAAATTTAATAATGTGAATGACAACTTTGTTAGAATATTTGAAGATCCTGCAGAAAGATTTAGATCGATTAGCGACTTGTACTGGATTGATGGGGGGATGGTTTCCTCAATAGAAGACCAGCAAGAAATATTATATGGCAGCGGTATTTATCCATATGAGGATGGGCAAGAATTTTATGATCGAGATGTTTCAGAAATAGATGAGCAATATGTTCCATCAAATCCAGGTGAATTAACGTTAAAGTATGATCCAAATGTAGTACAGTCTGCCTGGAGATATGTGACAGTATTCCATTATGGTTATAATGTTGATTATCTAGATAATGAATCATACGAGTGGATTAATCTTGGAGGTGTTGTAGATCAAAAGAAAAATACGATTACAGTACCGTTTACTGAATTTGGGTATTATGTTGTCATGTACATGAACGAGTCATTTGATGATGTAATAGGACATCCATGGGCTAAAAATTATTTGGATACTTTATATTCTAAAGGAATTATGAACAATAGAGCATCAAGTACTCAGTTATTTGAACCTGATGAACAGATCAGCAGAGGTGAGTTTACTTCTTTAATTGTAAAAGCATTTGATCTTCCTTTAAATTATGAAGGTGACCGAACGTTTGTAGATGTAAATAATAGAACATCATCTTCAGATGGGTTATATGAATATAAGTATATTGAAACTGCAGCAAGAGCAGGTATAGTAAGAGGAAAGATAGATGATCAATTTTTACCTGATTTAAATCTGACTCGTGAAGATGCAGCAACGATTGTCGCAAGAGCTGCTAATTTAAGATTAGATACAAATGAGATTAAAGTAAATACTGCCTTGAATAAAGTCTTTATTGATGCTGAAGATATTAACAACTATGCAAGGGCTTCTGTATTGGGTGTATACAAGGAAGAAATTATCCAAGGTAAGAAAGTCATTTCTGATTCAAATGCAAAAGAAACCTATTACTTTGATCCACAAGCGAACATGACTCGTGCTGAAGCTGCAGCAATTGTTATGCGCATCTTATTAAACGATAAGAAAATACCGAATTTATAA
- a CDS encoding S-layer homology domain-containing protein, which produces MRITSSHDLMSYDSKLNNQTKTQHLGGDTKVMKKSLSLLVAIAMVFSMFASVASAEEKTTEDKFYELKELGIFDGYLDGLPHLEDNMTREQAAKIIALVFGLDIDESAESTFSDVTSDRWSTKYIEASVKVGIIEGMGDGTFAPTSNVTIEEFAKMLAVGYADLTNVELDEEATVDNENISEWAQHYIAAALDLGLIAEYEDYTIDADRTFLVDSAYTTYESVEAFKAVPQIKSVTALNLVTVEVEFTNVNGLEKSDLEDESNYELTDSDDNKLAIDTVSLDGTTLTMTLAKAAPNQETATLTVDAGLLGTEEDVVIENIKFFDAEIPVAEEIELIGPNKFRVHFSEPMNPEITGHEVEVEDGVYGVLGYTFNGKTVTVELSVDSLNEDDYKVVVKGFEDYAGFKALDKTFTLKYVKVDSVPTAEVKNATQTSVEIQFNRPLDVDVEEDFEEYFYHTFSSYNPQEVTSSDNQTFVLDFTNNPLPEGSVKVVVDVDANDEVLADEWGNEIVDNIVFFVDINADKTKPVVNKVEAGSDETIVLVYFSEDVTKESAKDKNNYEVKDADGEVVDIDDIEYTNTNNEYVAELTFDDELSGKYTVKIQDIEDKALETNTLETVTVDFTVKDVSGIDLAATEVVGVDTEGEGEKDYIYLTFPEKMATSGTYSVLDKDNYLLDGEQLSSNDKVELFGNSSKVKITIADNSKVITDSKIIIGRVADISGNTSKLLSTELPIDADEAPEVHLVKTIDEKTIEITVNKALKTVSRTGFEITKGENNKDTLAAVSYEVKGNETIITGTLKAAQQLTNSGDVDFTVTVVADKIMSETGNYMAAGDVSPEDIKDGFAPSLVDNGITQKDVENAKVVIVDFTEAIVVQDEQLSLASTDLVIINASKEQLTAGIDYTVAVNADGNLEITLSNNEYADELEISTIEKVNYIADGSGNVIESFDKEITLQ; this is translated from the coding sequence ATGAGGATAACGAGCTCTCATGATTTAATGTCATATGACAGTAAATTAAATAACCAAACTAAAACACAACATCTAGGAGGAGACACAAAGGTTATGAAAAAGAGTTTATCATTATTAGTTGCAATCGCTATGGTGTTCTCAATGTTCGCATCTGTGGCATCAGCGGAAGAAAAGACAACTGAAGACAAGTTTTATGAATTAAAAGAATTAGGTATTTTTGATGGATATTTAGATGGTTTGCCACACCTTGAAGACAACATGACTCGTGAGCAAGCTGCAAAAATTATTGCTTTAGTATTTGGACTTGACATCGATGAATCAGCAGAGTCTACATTTTCTGATGTAACTTCTGATCGTTGGTCAACTAAATATATCGAAGCATCTGTAAAAGTTGGAATTATTGAAGGTATGGGTGACGGTACTTTTGCTCCTACATCAAATGTAACAATTGAAGAATTTGCTAAAATGTTAGCTGTAGGTTACGCTGACCTGACTAATGTTGAACTTGACGAAGAAGCAACAGTAGACAATGAAAACATTAGTGAATGGGCACAACATTATATTGCAGCTGCATTAGACTTAGGTTTAATCGCTGAATATGAAGATTACACAATTGATGCAGACCGTACTTTCTTAGTAGATTCTGCTTACACAACTTATGAATCTGTTGAAGCATTTAAAGCAGTTCCACAAATTAAGTCAGTAACTGCACTTAATCTTGTAACAGTAGAAGTTGAATTTACAAATGTTAATGGATTAGAAAAATCAGATTTAGAAGATGAATCTAATTATGAGTTGACTGATTCTGATGACAATAAATTAGCAATTGATACTGTATCATTAGACGGTACAACATTAACAATGACATTAGCTAAAGCAGCACCTAACCAAGAAACAGCAACTTTAACAGTTGATGCTGGTCTACTTGGTACTGAAGAAGATGTTGTAATTGAAAATATTAAATTCTTTGATGCTGAAATTCCAGTAGCTGAAGAAATTGAACTTATTGGTCCTAATAAATTCAGAGTTCATTTTAGTGAACCAATGAATCCAGAAATAACAGGTCATGAAGTTGAAGTTGAAGATGGAGTATATGGAGTTCTTGGTTACACATTTAATGGTAAAACTGTAACTGTAGAATTAAGTGTAGATTCTTTAAATGAAGATGACTACAAAGTTGTAGTAAAAGGTTTTGAAGACTATGCTGGTTTTAAAGCTTTAGATAAAACATTTACTTTAAAGTATGTAAAAGTAGATTCTGTACCAACTGCTGAAGTGAAAAATGCAACTCAAACTTCTGTAGAAATTCAATTTAACAGACCATTAGATGTAGATGTAGAAGAAGATTTTGAAGAATATTTCTACCACACATTTAGCTCTTATAACCCACAAGAAGTTACTTCTTCAGACAATCAAACATTTGTATTAGATTTTACTAACAATCCACTTCCAGAAGGTTCAGTAAAAGTTGTTGTAGATGTTGATGCAAATGATGAAGTTCTAGCTGACGAATGGGGCAATGAGATAGTAGATAACATTGTGTTCTTCGTAGATATTAATGCAGATAAAACAAAACCAGTTGTTAATAAGGTTGAAGCTGGTAGCGATGAAACAATCGTTTTAGTTTACTTTAGTGAAGATGTAACTAAAGAGTCTGCAAAAGACAAAAATAACTATGAAGTAAAAGATGCTGACGGTGAAGTTGTAGATATTGACGATATTGAATATACAAACACAAATAATGAATATGTAGCAGAATTAACTTTTGATGATGAATTATCAGGAAAATATACAGTTAAAATTCAGGACATTGAAGATAAAGCACTTGAAACAAATACACTAGAAACAGTAACAGTTGACTTTACAGTTAAGGATGTTAGTGGTATTGACTTAGCAGCTACAGAAGTTGTGGGAGTTGATACTGAAGGTGAAGGTGAAAAGGATTATATCTACTTGACATTTCCAGAAAAAATGGCGACTTCTGGTACGTATTCTGTATTAGATAAAGATAACTATCTTTTAGATGGTGAGCAATTATCTTCTAATGATAAAGTTGAATTGTTTGGAAATAGCAGTAAAGTAAAAATTACAATTGCAGACAATAGTAAAGTGATTACTGATTCTAAAATTATTATTGGACGTGTAGCAGATATCTCTGGTAACACTAGTAAGTTACTTTCAACTGAATTACCTATCGATGCAGACGAAGCACCTGAAGTACATTTAGTAAAAACAATTGATGAGAAAACAATTGAAATTACTGTAAACAAAGCATTAAAAACTGTTTCTAGAACAGGGTTTGAAATTACAAAAGGTGAAAATAATAAAGATACTTTAGCAGCAGTTTCTTATGAAGTTAAAGGAAATGAAACAATTATTACTGGTACACTTAAGGCAGCACAGCAATTAACTAATTCTGGTGATGTTGATTTCACAGTAACGGTAGTTGCAGATAAAATCATGTCAGAAACAGGTAACTATATGGCAGCTGGTGATGTATCACCTGAAGACATAAAAGATGGCTTTGCTCCATCTCTTGTAGATAATGGAATTACTCAAAAAGATGTAGAAAATGCTAAAGTTGTTATCGTTGACTTTACAGAAGCAATAGTAGTTCAAGATGAACAATTATCATTAGCTTCAACTGATCTTGTAATTATTAATGCTTCTAAAGAACAACTGACAGCTGGTATTGATTATACTGTTGCCGTAAATGCTGATGGTAACTTAGAAATCACATTAAGCAATAATGAATATGCTGATGAACTTGAAATTTCAACAATAGAAAAAGTAAATTATATTGCTGATGGATCAGGCAATGTAATCGAATCTTTTGATAAAGAAATTACTTTACAATAA
- a CDS encoding S-layer homology domain-containing protein, protein MREKSSHDSISNSSNYKQTNDIQGGETKVMKKSLSILLAISMVFSMFASVAFAAEDEMTTEEKYEALEDKDIFNGYDDGLPHLEDNMTREQAAKIIALVFGLEDADAEEPTFSDVASDRWSYGFIEAAAAAGIIEGVGNGAFDPKAEVTIEQFAKMLVVGYANLTGMEYDEEATVDNENVSAWAQPFVAVALDWELIAEQEDYTVSADRAFLVEAAYATDTVVVAYTDKPQVVSVSSPNLVTVEVELSNVNGLNASQLENEKNYGLKNSDDESIEIGSVSLDGTELTISLAEVAPNQDSGTLTIDAKVLGTEEDVVVEDIEFFDAEIPVAKDIELIGPNKFKVLFSEPLNPEIDDAEIEVEDGIYGVVGYTIEGNAVTVELSVDSLSEGEYKVVVAGFEDYAEFKALKKKFTLDYKKVKSVPTAEVTDASQVSVEITFDRPLDVDVDDADFEEYFYHTFSSYNPAEVTSSNNQKFVLDFSNNPLPEGKVKVVVNYDADEELEDEWGNELVENLEFFVEISADKTKPTVTKVVAGDSEEFVLVHFSEDVVTKSAEDEDNYVVKDSDGDEVSIYDIEYTNDNNEYIAEIEFVNDLSGDYTIEISDVDDKALETNTLKTVTLSFSMNDKSAMSLETAIVEGIDGASDEEDVIYITFPEKMATSGEFSVLDKDNYLLNGEQLASKDKISLFGDSSQVKIVVENGNAQEIEVSDPADAVELTIARVADAAGNKTKKLAHTFDVGEVKAPKITAIKTVDKKTIEITVDKPLKTVTKTGFKVTNGTSDTLAAVSYKIDGTNTIITGTLKADQQLADSGDINIELEVDAEKLKSFDGKYMENDTYGDDPGEDITDGFAPSLDKDNVSVNKATKEITLDFTEDIKLLNDLAAIDLVIKDHKKDELTAGIDYTVSVDSGNLVIKLEASGSYGSHEKELEISTVDKVKYITDDTPSANKIKAFEDVEVDFAP, encoded by the coding sequence ATGAGAGAAAAGAGCTCACATGATTCAATATCTAACTCTAGTAATTACAAACAAACGAATGATATTCAAGGAGGAGAAACAAAGGTTATGAAAAAGAGTTTATCTATATTATTAGCAATTTCAATGGTCTTTTCTATGTTCGCATCTGTAGCGTTTGCTGCTGAAGATGAAATGACTACTGAAGAGAAATATGAAGCGTTAGAAGACAAAGATATTTTTAACGGGTATGATGATGGTTTACCACATCTTGAAGACAACATGACTCGTGAGCAAGCTGCAAAAATTATTGCTTTAGTTTTTGGTCTTGAGGATGCAGACGCAGAAGAGCCTACATTTTCTGATGTAGCTTCTGATCGTTGGTCTTATGGATTTATCGAAGCGGCAGCAGCTGCAGGAATTATCGAAGGTGTTGGTAACGGCGCTTTTGATCCAAAAGCAGAAGTTACTATCGAACAATTTGCAAAAATGCTAGTTGTTGGTTATGCTAACTTAACTGGTATGGAATATGACGAAGAAGCAACTGTTGACAATGAAAACGTAAGTGCTTGGGCACAACCGTTTGTTGCAGTAGCATTAGATTGGGAGTTAATTGCGGAGCAAGAAGATTACACAGTTTCCGCTGATCGTGCTTTCTTAGTAGAAGCTGCGTATGCTACTGACACAGTAGTAGTTGCTTATACTGATAAGCCTCAAGTAGTTTCTGTATCTTCTCCTAACCTTGTAACAGTTGAAGTTGAACTGAGCAATGTTAACGGGTTAAATGCAAGTCAATTAGAAAACGAAAAAAATTATGGTTTGAAAAATTCTGATGATGAAAGCATTGAAATTGGTTCTGTTTCATTAGATGGTACGGAATTGACAATCTCATTAGCAGAAGTAGCACCTAACCAAGATTCTGGTACATTAACAATTGACGCTAAAGTTCTTGGAACTGAAGAAGATGTTGTAGTTGAAGACATTGAGTTTTTTGATGCAGAAATTCCAGTAGCAAAAGATATCGAACTTATTGGTCCTAACAAATTTAAAGTGTTATTCAGTGAACCATTAAATCCTGAAATTGACGATGCAGAAATTGAAGTTGAAGATGGTATTTATGGAGTAGTTGGATATACTATTGAAGGTAATGCTGTAACGGTTGAATTAAGTGTTGATTCTTTAAGTGAAGGTGAATATAAAGTTGTTGTAGCTGGTTTTGAAGACTATGCTGAATTTAAAGCATTGAAGAAAAAATTTACTTTAGATTACAAAAAAGTTAAATCTGTTCCTACAGCAGAAGTAACAGACGCTTCTCAAGTATCTGTAGAAATTACTTTTGACAGACCACTTGATGTAGATGTAGACGATGCAGATTTTGAAGAGTATTTCTATCATACTTTTAGTTCTTATAATCCAGCAGAAGTAACTTCTTCAAACAATCAAAAATTTGTATTAGATTTCTCTAATAACCCACTTCCAGAAGGAAAAGTGAAAGTAGTTGTAAACTATGACGCTGATGAAGAGTTAGAAGATGAATGGGGTAATGAATTAGTTGAAAATCTTGAGTTTTTTGTAGAAATAAGTGCAGATAAAACTAAGCCAACTGTAACAAAAGTTGTAGCTGGTGACAGTGAGGAATTTGTATTAGTTCACTTCAGTGAAGATGTAGTCACAAAATCAGCAGAAGATGAAGATAACTATGTAGTTAAAGATTCTGATGGTGATGAAGTAAGCATATATGACATTGAATATACTAATGATAATAACGAATATATCGCAGAAATAGAATTTGTTAATGATTTATCTGGTGACTACACTATCGAAATTAGTGATGTTGATGATAAAGCACTTGAAACAAATACTTTAAAAACTGTAACATTAAGTTTCTCTATGAATGATAAGTCAGCTATGTCCTTGGAAACTGCTATAGTTGAAGGTATTGATGGAGCTTCCGATGAAGAAGATGTAATTTACATTACTTTCCCAGAAAAAATGGCTACTTCAGGTGAGTTCTCTGTATTAGATAAAGATAATTATCTCTTAAATGGAGAACAATTAGCTAGTAAGGACAAAATCTCATTATTTGGTGATTCTAGTCAAGTTAAAATTGTTGTTGAAAATGGAAACGCTCAAGAAATTGAAGTTTCAGATCCAGCTGATGCAGTTGAATTGACAATCGCACGAGTAGCTGATGCTGCTGGAAATAAAACTAAAAAGTTAGCTCATACTTTTGATGTCGGTGAAGTTAAAGCACCAAAAATTACTGCAATTAAAACAGTTGATAAAAAAACAATTGAAATCACTGTTGATAAGCCGTTAAAAACAGTTACTAAAACTGGCTTTAAAGTAACAAATGGTACGTCAGACACACTTGCTGCAGTTTCTTATAAAATAGACGGAACTAATACGATCATCACAGGTACTCTTAAGGCTGATCAACAATTAGCTGATTCCGGTGATATCAATATTGAGCTTGAAGTTGATGCAGAAAAGCTGAAATCATTTGATGGTAAATATATGGAAAATGATACTTATGGTGATGATCCTGGAGAAGATATTACAGACGGATTTGCTCCATCATTAGACAAAGATAATGTCAGCGTAAATAAAGCAACCAAAGAAATTACATTAGACTTTACTGAAGACATTAAACTTCTTAATGATTTAGCTGCTATAGACTTAGTTATTAAAGATCATAAAAAAGATGAATTAACAGCAGGTATTGATTATACTGTTTCTGTAGATAGTGGAAACTTAGTTATTAAATTAGAAGCTTCTGGTTCTTATGGTTCCCATGAAAAAGAACTTGAAATATCTACTGTAGATAAAGTGAAGTACATCACAGATGATACACCTTCAGCTAATAAAATTAAGGCTTTTGAAGATGTAGAAGTAGACTTTGCTCCTTAA
- a CDS encoding cell wall hydrolase: MIFIRKLKAVTISLFLFFTVMSVSFASQSNYLIKINSQEMNLSKPIVEKESRIYVPIRIVVDEFGATVEWKKDTNEAIIQMNSGDHMTFRLNDVSVLFNGEKYYMDAPTIIENGQVYIPVRHLTELLHANFQYDVETKQMNVSTIPLHTIMPGETVQSISEQYGITVEQLKVRNNLQSDELFINDQLKVVIPSIMQSKLAQNFTEEEIELLAKIISAEAGYEPYEGQIAVGNVILNRVNDSRFPNTIKGVIYANNQFTPVKTGKFETIQPTAQSVKAAQEVLAGKNVVEGALYFFNPAVSKSSFFNNKEVVKEIGGHRFVK, from the coding sequence GTGATTTTTATTCGAAAACTAAAAGCTGTAACGATAAGTTTATTTTTATTTTTTACAGTAATGAGTGTTAGTTTTGCATCTCAGTCAAATTACTTGATAAAAATTAACTCTCAAGAAATGAATTTATCTAAGCCAATAGTAGAGAAAGAAAGTCGTATTTATGTACCAATTCGTATAGTAGTTGATGAGTTTGGTGCAACAGTTGAATGGAAAAAGGATACAAATGAAGCTATTATCCAAATGAATTCTGGAGACCATATGACATTTAGGTTAAATGATGTAAGTGTACTGTTTAATGGTGAAAAATATTATATGGATGCTCCAACCATAATAGAAAATGGTCAGGTATATATACCTGTTCGTCATCTCACAGAATTATTGCATGCAAATTTTCAGTACGATGTAGAAACCAAACAAATGAATGTATCAACTATACCACTACATACCATAATGCCTGGTGAAACTGTACAGAGTATAAGTGAACAATATGGAATTACGGTTGAACAACTAAAAGTTAGGAATAATCTACAATCCGATGAGTTATTTATCAACGATCAATTAAAAGTAGTAATTCCATCTATAATGCAATCAAAATTAGCTCAAAACTTTACTGAAGAAGAAATTGAACTTTTAGCTAAAATTATATCAGCAGAAGCAGGATACGAACCTTATGAGGGTCAAATCGCTGTGGGAAATGTCATATTGAATCGAGTAAATGATTCACGTTTTCCAAATACGATTAAAGGTGTAATCTATGCCAACAATCAATTTACACCTGTAAAAACAGGTAAGTTTGAAACTATTCAGCCGACCGCACAATCAGTCAAGGCTGCTCAAGAAGTGTTAGCAGGTAAAAATGTAGTAGAAGGTGCTCTATATTTCTTTAACCCCGCAGTATCTAAAAGTAGCTTTTTTAATAATAAGGAAGTAGTAAAAGAAATTGGTGGGCATCGATTTGTGAAGTAG